In one Natronosalvus amylolyticus genomic region, the following are encoded:
- a CDS encoding amidohydrolase family protein has translation MLELEHEFRVVDVHARLQTGAAVPAGTTPLQPDRLEREMHQAGIVRSVVFPPVSPETSYVAANNGVARHSVERPFIAFARINGVDEPATNAGSRFRNAFSRQQAHHTTPEDVEQYAYDDRFHGFVLDPALDGLPTDDVLEVLDDVSLPLLISGGEGAPPAVLADRLFDRSFPVIVSHFGGHPLNRELMHETIDHLEGTEDCYLETSAVRYRDVLERALLEHPDRVFFGSGVPDCHPNVAIMEILTLDVSADKLHRAFSKNACRVIEALGPQW, from the coding sequence ATGCTCGAGCTAGAACACGAGTTCCGGGTCGTCGACGTCCACGCTCGCCTGCAGACGGGTGCGGCTGTTCCCGCAGGCACGACCCCGCTCCAGCCGGACCGTCTCGAGCGCGAGATGCACCAGGCCGGTATCGTTCGATCTGTCGTTTTCCCGCCTGTGTCGCCGGAAACGAGCTACGTGGCGGCGAACAACGGGGTGGCCCGCCACAGTGTCGAACGGCCGTTTATCGCCTTCGCCCGAATCAACGGGGTCGACGAACCGGCCACCAACGCTGGCAGCCGGTTTCGTAACGCCTTCAGCCGCCAGCAGGCACACCACACGACGCCCGAGGACGTCGAACAGTACGCCTACGACGACCGCTTTCACGGGTTCGTACTCGACCCTGCCCTCGATGGGTTACCCACCGACGACGTGCTCGAGGTCCTCGATGACGTTTCGCTTCCGTTGCTCATCAGTGGTGGCGAGGGGGCACCGCCGGCCGTACTTGCAGACAGGCTGTTCGACCGATCGTTTCCCGTCATCGTCTCACACTTTGGCGGACATCCACTCAATCGAGAACTGATGCACGAAACCATCGACCACCTCGAGGGAACCGAGGACTGCTATCTCGAGACCAGCGCCGTCAGGTATCGCGACGTCCTCGAGCGTGCATTGCTCGAACATCCAGATAGGGTCTTTTTCGGCAGCGGCGTTCCCGACTGCCACCCGAACGTCGCCATCATGGAAATTCTCACACTCGACGTCTCGGCCGACAAACTCCATCGCGCCTTTTCGAAAAACGCCTGCAGGGTGATCGAGGCCCTCGGGCCACAGTGGTGA